One Bacillus sp. F19 genomic region harbors:
- a CDS encoding HupE/UreJ family protein, with protein sequence MKIRAFLSLFIVTLIFCANASTSFAHTDKSRGYSILNIKGNTIDYELFLDQIDMLEQFDTDKDKHLENEELSSQKERIESVLQKDLRIDVDSKPLTMEILSMELGEKASTIGVMFKLRLTADEAIEQFNLHYNLMFEGAPLHTNVLLVHAGEYFYQNILDTKKRDVQITIAQPENIAQPESESVLWKYFVLGIEHILTGFDHMLFLLSLVLIASRFKDALKIVTAFTIGHSITLFLVTTDRIQVSSHWVEVFIALTICYVAVENMFVQKVKWRWLLTAIFGLIHGMGFAGGLTEIGLPKSNLIGTLLSFNLGVETGQFIVLCLLLPLLIWLRRFPWYRKMMISASCLIFVLAFYWLIQRL encoded by the coding sequence TTGAAAATACGTGCATTCCTGTCCTTGTTCATAGTCACATTAATATTTTGTGCGAATGCCAGCACTTCATTTGCCCATACCGACAAAAGTAGGGGTTACTCGATTTTAAACATTAAAGGGAATACGATTGACTATGAACTTTTTCTTGATCAAATAGACATGCTGGAACAATTTGATACCGACAAGGATAAACATCTGGAGAACGAGGAACTGTCCTCGCAGAAAGAAAGAATCGAATCGGTATTACAGAAAGATCTTCGTATAGATGTGGATTCGAAGCCATTAACGATGGAAATACTTTCGATGGAGTTGGGAGAAAAGGCTTCCACGATCGGCGTAATGTTTAAACTAAGGTTAACCGCCGATGAAGCGATCGAACAATTTAATCTTCATTACAATCTGATGTTTGAAGGTGCGCCTCTTCATACGAATGTACTTTTGGTCCATGCAGGGGAATATTTCTATCAGAATATTCTTGATACCAAAAAAAGAGATGTTCAGATCACCATTGCTCAGCCTGAAAATATTGCTCAGCCTGAAAGTGAATCCGTCCTATGGAAATACTTTGTACTTGGAATCGAACACATTTTGACCGGGTTCGATCATATGCTGTTTTTGTTATCCTTAGTATTAATCGCATCTCGCTTCAAGGATGCGTTGAAAATTGTTACTGCTTTTACAATCGGCCACAGCATAACACTATTCTTGGTGACCACCGACCGTATTCAGGTCAGTTCGCATTGGGTCGAAGTTTTTATAGCGCTGACCATCTGTTATGTGGCAGTAGAAAATATGTTTGTTCAAAAGGTGAAATGGCGGTGGCTATTGACAGCCATATTTGGCCTGATTCACGGTATGGGTTTCGCCGGGGGTTTGACTGAAATAGGACTTCCAAAGAGCAATCTGATTGGCACACTCCTTTCGTTTAATTTAGGCGTGGAAACGGGTCAGTTCATAGTACTGTGTCTATTACTGCCTCTCTTGATTTGGCTGCGAAGGTTCCCATGGTATCGTAAAATGATGATCTCCGCGTCTTGCCTTATTTTTGTTTTAGCATTTTATTGGTTGATTCAACGTCTGTAG
- a CDS encoding twin-arginine translocase TatA/TatE family subunit, with translation MLQNIGIPGLILILVIALIVFGPSKLPELGRAVGSTLKEFKKSTQDLVSDDEPEQEQSKIKNEKSM, from the coding sequence ATGTTACAAAATATAGGGATTCCCGGTTTGATACTAATCCTTGTTATTGCATTAATCGTTTTCGGTCCATCAAAATTGCCAGAACTAGGTCGTGCAGTCGGTTCAACATTAAAGGAATTTAAAAAGTCAACACAAGATCTGGTTTCAGATGATGAGCCAGAACAAGAGCAATCGAAAATTAAGAACGAAAAAAGTATGTAA
- a CDS encoding VOC family protein → MKLLQIRLLVKDFKKSGMFYRDLLEFPVSWYDEDMEYALFNNGETKIELVSRKVMAELVREENKPLEAESQSRFLLQFQVEDVDKTYNRFREKEIEFVNEPHDRKEWQARVAHFRDPDDNLIEIYKML, encoded by the coding sequence TTGAAGTTGTTGCAAATAAGACTTTTGGTCAAAGATTTTAAGAAAAGCGGCATGTTTTACCGAGATTTATTGGAGTTTCCAGTAAGTTGGTACGATGAAGACATGGAATATGCGCTATTCAATAATGGGGAAACAAAAATTGAGCTTGTATCTCGAAAAGTTATGGCCGAATTGGTCAGAGAAGAAAATAAGCCTTTAGAAGCTGAGTCTCAATCAAGATTTTTACTTCAATTTCAAGTAGAAGATGTCGATAAGACGTATAACCGTTTCAGAGAAAAAGAAATTGAATTTGTTAATGAACCTCATGATCGCAAGGAATGGCAAGCGCGTGTTGCACATTTTCGTGACCCTGATGATAACTTAATTGAAATATATAAAATGCTGTAA
- a CDS encoding DUF839 domain-containing protein, translating to MENQTSKNGLNRRDFLKAGGMSTLALTLGSTGVLSLGSKVLADTTDNPTSGFGGYGPLVPDPNGILDLPEGFHYKIISKEGGLMTDGRKIPGAFDGTAAFEGPNNTTILVRNHELGAGAAFGSNPYDAAAQGGTTAVVVGPDREVIEEYVTSSGTIRNCAGGATPWGTWLTCEETRSATHGYVFEVDPTQPENEMSRTPIKEMGRFSHEACAIDPATGYVYLTEDSSPSYLYRFIPNDLSQKPGALQKGGKLYAAAIEAVTDPSASTFKTGQKFQIVWKELDPHLCREDAAKHKCIQFSRLEGAFFQAGVFWFDDTSAGEKKLGRIYRYFPATNTLELFYEGTDAHDMEYPDNICMTPWGDLWYAEDGSGQDRLMGITPEGKVYPFAANRLSDTELTGPTFSPDGNTLFVNIQSPGQTFAIWGPFQRRNSARAREMSYAAPAKQFAPQVSDKLAQVAESQGMSILEAAAFERHGVKMI from the coding sequence ATGGAAAATCAAACATCTAAAAATGGCTTGAACAGAAGAGATTTCTTAAAAGCGGGAGGAATGAGCACACTTGCTCTTACCCTAGGATCAACTGGTGTGTTATCACTCGGTTCAAAAGTATTGGCAGATACTACTGATAATCCAACCAGTGGTTTTGGCGGTTATGGTCCTTTGGTTCCAGATCCAAATGGTATTCTTGATCTTCCAGAGGGCTTTCATTACAAAATTATTTCTAAAGAAGGCGGTCTAATGACTGATGGGCGAAAAATCCCTGGAGCCTTTGATGGAACGGCAGCTTTTGAAGGTCCTAACAATACGACCATCCTTGTTCGTAATCATGAATTGGGGGCAGGCGCAGCATTTGGAAGCAATCCTTATGATGCCGCTGCTCAAGGTGGTACAACGGCTGTAGTTGTAGGTCCAGATCGCGAAGTTATCGAAGAATATGTCACCTCTTCAGGTACAATCCGAAATTGTGCTGGTGGAGCGACTCCTTGGGGCACTTGGCTGACTTGTGAAGAAACACGTTCTGCGACACATGGATATGTGTTTGAAGTGGATCCGACACAGCCGGAGAACGAAATGTCCAGAACTCCAATCAAGGAAATGGGACGCTTTTCACACGAAGCCTGTGCAATTGACCCAGCGACAGGATATGTATACTTAACAGAGGATTCAAGCCCAAGTTACCTTTACCGTTTTATCCCAAATGACTTAAGCCAAAAACCGGGCGCGTTACAAAAAGGCGGTAAGCTTTATGCGGCGGCGATTGAAGCGGTAACTGATCCATCAGCAAGCACATTTAAAACAGGACAAAAATTTCAGATTGTTTGGAAGGAACTAGATCCTCATCTCTGCCGTGAGGATGCCGCTAAACATAAATGCATTCAGTTCAGTAGACTAGAGGGAGCGTTCTTCCAAGCGGGTGTCTTCTGGTTCGATGATACCTCTGCCGGCGAGAAAAAACTTGGGCGTATTTACCGCTATTTCCCAGCAACCAATACCTTGGAGCTTTTCTATGAGGGAACGGATGCACATGACATGGAATATCCAGATAATATCTGTATGACTCCTTGGGGCGACCTTTGGTATGCAGAAGATGGTTCAGGACAAGATCGACTTATGGGAATTACCCCAGAAGGCAAAGTCTATCCTTTTGCCGCCAACCGTCTTAGTGATACTGAATTGACAGGCCCGACCTTCTCGCCTGATGGAAACACGCTTTTTGTCAATATTCAAAGCCCAGGTCAAACCTTTGCCATTTGGGGACCGTTCCAACGCAGAAACTCTGCGCGCGCAAGGGAAATGTCCTATGCTGCTCCTGCGAAGCAATTTGCACCGCAAGTTTCGGACAAACTGGCTCAAGTTGCCGAGAGTCAAGGGATGTCCATTCTAGAAGCTGCAGCATTTGAGCGCCACGGAGTAAAGATGATTTAA
- a CDS encoding carbohydrate-binding protein — protein sequence MLFLKRLKILTLTMIAILVGLSAVPFQGKSYAEGTENTTEEPIFSFMSMSDTHSDTGKTAKAVTDAKNNNASAIVLVGDITNLGDSGEYDAIKRAIDSVKDHPPVHYTMGNHEYDWQSDYNVAKNRFIQKAGIPENKVYYHREIQGYDFLFLGFDRKPANIAYMSDEQLAWLESKLAENAEPDKPIFVFTHNPIYQTVSKSFSDNYGQNMIQEQKFRNILEKYPQAILTTGHLHDDVKIQGNMYTNRFTALRDGAVLNSQAMMFDVYKDKVHIKGRDVTTQKTIWEGTMSLHPNTTGMYEAEDSVFAYATSGDDINPSGGKYVNMNNGKAYIESLKVDGGASGGNKILKIRYATDAANATEGLYVNGARVQTLSFPTTGSMSSYNELAVPVELNPGSNNKIVIKSDGNAAGVNIDKFQIIDSADPSTMWGFNGNGNDSIKNGFNATLHGSAAYDTTDKMEGSASLNLNGADGNYASADLVSTKTDNVTLTAWVKWNGAASKSQRILSNGDGDDNGYSIMLDHANGDKVSLVVNGKPIARSETALTAGQWTNITAARRSGTWELYINGNSVPVTNKEATPATPTKGTYIGANSQGKQSFNGRIDAVRVYNQALSTDQIMAMANETSNVKLQSIEITKLPTKLNYLYADALLLNGLVVTGTYSDGTTKVENVTGDHITGFDNANLKAGLPLTVTVGGKTASFNVNILDELPGSASVPGRIEAANYNKKQGLVFRYQGTNDGGPAYRVNYIEKDDWMEYNVDVAKSGFYQLDYKVGTAPGKTGEVEFEVDGVPQTRTSFSTGGWDNYVIKSETVALSEGSHKIRLNVTQPFWVFRWFELTEVQEKKLNSITAPADIDAAIGTAKTADALGLPKTVDLVTDSGSLNGKAKVTWNVDASDYDPTVKTVQTFTVNGTVTLPTGVANPNNVPLTTSIRVTANRIPVGTAAVTASSIYNASFTPDKVFDGIGQAVNGEWASKGEKNPWIQVNWTTNQTFNKIIFYDRPNLVDWATGGTLTFSDGSTLTVSGIPNDGSAYSVTFPDKTVTWVKFQVSGGSGSNVGLSEMKILAPVDK from the coding sequence ATGCTATTTCTTAAAAGGTTAAAAATTCTAACACTAACGATGATAGCTATTCTAGTAGGCCTTAGTGCTGTGCCTTTTCAGGGAAAAAGCTATGCAGAAGGGACAGAAAACACTACGGAAGAACCTATCTTCAGCTTCATGTCAATGTCGGACACGCACAGCGATACGGGTAAAACGGCTAAAGCTGTAACGGATGCTAAAAATAATAATGCAAGTGCAATCGTTTTAGTCGGGGATATAACCAATCTCGGGGATAGCGGTGAATATGACGCCATAAAAAGGGCTATCGATTCTGTAAAAGATCATCCGCCGGTGCATTATACAATGGGAAATCATGAATATGATTGGCAGTCGGATTATAATGTGGCGAAGAACAGATTTATACAAAAGGCAGGAATACCAGAAAATAAGGTGTATTACCACCGGGAAATACAAGGCTATGACTTCTTATTTTTAGGGTTTGATAGGAAACCGGCCAATATCGCGTATATGTCCGACGAACAGTTAGCCTGGTTGGAAAGCAAGCTTGCTGAAAATGCTGAACCGGACAAGCCGATTTTTGTGTTCACGCATAATCCTATTTACCAGACCGTATCCAAGTCATTTTCGGATAATTATGGTCAAAATATGATACAGGAACAGAAGTTCAGAAATATCCTTGAAAAATATCCACAGGCTATTTTAACAACAGGACATCTTCACGACGATGTTAAGATACAAGGCAACATGTACACCAATAGATTTACTGCATTAAGAGATGGTGCCGTTTTAAATAGTCAAGCTATGATGTTTGATGTATATAAAGACAAGGTGCATATAAAGGGAAGGGATGTAACTACACAAAAAACCATATGGGAAGGTACTATGAGTCTGCACCCGAATACAACCGGCATGTATGAAGCCGAGGATAGTGTATTCGCATATGCAACCTCTGGCGACGACATAAATCCGTCCGGCGGCAAGTATGTGAATATGAACAATGGAAAAGCATATATCGAGTCGCTCAAGGTTGACGGAGGAGCTTCTGGCGGCAATAAAATATTGAAAATAAGGTATGCTACCGATGCTGCCAATGCTACCGAGGGATTATATGTAAATGGAGCCAGAGTACAGACGCTCAGCTTTCCGACTACCGGAAGCATGAGTTCGTATAACGAATTGGCGGTACCTGTTGAGCTGAATCCGGGTTCAAATAACAAGATCGTCATAAAAAGCGATGGCAACGCAGCGGGCGTGAACATAGATAAATTCCAAATTATAGATAGTGCCGATCCCAGCACGATGTGGGGATTTAACGGCAATGGCAACGACAGTATCAAGAATGGGTTTAATGCAACCTTGCATGGAAGTGCTGCCTATGATACGACGGATAAAATGGAAGGTTCCGCTTCGCTCAACCTGAACGGTGCTGACGGTAATTATGCAAGTGCAGATCTTGTATCCACAAAAACAGACAATGTAACGCTAACAGCCTGGGTGAAGTGGAATGGCGCAGCTTCGAAATCGCAGCGGATCTTGTCCAATGGCGATGGCGATGACAACGGTTATTCTATTATGCTGGATCATGCCAATGGGGATAAGGTATCACTCGTGGTCAACGGTAAGCCGATTGCGAGATCGGAGACTGCTTTGACTGCAGGACAATGGACCAATATTACTGCGGCAAGAAGAAGCGGTACCTGGGAGCTTTATATCAATGGCAACAGCGTACCAGTAACCAATAAGGAAGCAACTCCTGCCACACCTACAAAGGGAACGTATATCGGTGCAAACAGTCAAGGCAAACAAAGCTTCAATGGACGTATTGATGCAGTAAGGGTTTACAATCAAGCATTGTCTACCGATCAGATCATGGCAATGGCCAACGAGACTTCTAACGTTAAGTTACAAAGCATCGAAATAACTAAACTGCCAACAAAGTTGAATTACCTGTATGCAGATGCGCTTCTTTTAAATGGGCTGGTTGTGACAGGCACTTACAGCGATGGAACAACAAAAGTGGAGAACGTAACGGGTGATCATATTACCGGCTTTGATAACGCCAATCTTAAAGCAGGATTGCCACTGACTGTGACTGTAGGTGGAAAGACAGCCAGCTTTAATGTAAATATTTTAGATGAATTGCCTGGTTCAGCATCGGTGCCAGGAAGGATAGAAGCTGCAAACTACAATAAGAAACAGGGTCTTGTATTTAGATATCAAGGGACTAATGATGGCGGACCCGCATATCGAGTGAATTATATAGAAAAAGACGACTGGATGGAATATAACGTAGATGTGGCAAAATCGGGATTCTATCAATTAGATTACAAGGTGGGAACAGCACCGGGTAAAACGGGAGAGGTTGAATTCGAGGTAGATGGAGTACCTCAAACGAGAACCTCATTCTCAACCGGGGGTTGGGACAACTATGTTATTAAATCCGAAACGGTCGCACTGAGTGAAGGCTCACATAAAATAAGGCTGAATGTAACTCAACCTTTTTGGGTTTTTCGCTGGTTTGAATTGACAGAGGTTCAAGAAAAAAAATTGAACAGCATCACTGCGCCTGCTGACATAGACGCAGCCATCGGAACGGCGAAGACAGCGGACGCCCTTGGACTGCCAAAGACAGTAGACTTGGTTACCGATTCAGGCAGCTTGAATGGGAAGGCCAAGGTGACATGGAATGTAGATGCTTCAGACTATGATCCTACGGTAAAGACTGTACAGACCTTTACTGTAAATGGAACTGTAACTTTGCCAACTGGGGTGGCAAATCCCAATAACGTGCCTTTGACAACAAGCATTAGAGTAACTGCTAATAGGATCCCAGTGGGGACCGCCGCAGTTACCGCTTCATCGATTTACAATGCCAGTTTTACTCCCGACAAAGTGTTTGATGGCATAGGGCAAGCGGTTAATGGCGAATGGGCCTCCAAGGGAGAAAAGAATCCATGGATCCAGGTGAATTGGACGACGAATCAAACGTTCAACAAGATTATCTTCTATGATCGGCCTAATTTAGTGGACTGGGCGACCGGCGGAACGCTTACCTTCAGCGACGGAAGCACTTTGACGGTTTCAGGAATCCCGAATGACGGGAGCGCTTATTCTGTAACTTTCCCTGACAAGACGGTGACATGGGTCAAATTCCAGGTATCCGGTGGAAGCGGATCAAATGTCGGTTTGTCGGAAATGAAAATTTTAGCGCCGGTGGATAAGTAA
- a CDS encoding metallophosphoesterase — MQKTTIFVGAAAIGSTLVNSIPGLPASAASSAASSSSIMNSPNMTLNVISDLHITNQQTYEKFSAALQDLYEIDPEVDAMVINGDMTNYGTDKEYSKLRELLEQSPKPEKTYMTIGNHEFFNRQGNEVNIKRFTDFIGEDHVYYEKMVEGYSFIFLGSETWGPDGPLKDAANLSEEQLNWLEDTLEKRSKNKKPIFVFLHQQMEETFDCPLPILIIQNKELNDILSKYPQSILFSGHTHQDLHRPSIIQKDFTMINTASVYYTTFYGQESQGWHLEVYDDKIIVKGRDFYRKQWIPEAQYTIDFQTKITSLTAPADIMVAIGAAKTADALGLPTTVDLVTVSGSHPIRAKVTWNVDASNYDPTLKTVQTFTVNGTVTLPNGVENPNNVPLTTSIRVTVKPAEIVAHWKFDEGSGTTVGDSSGNGNTGTLVNNPTWTDSGKGGALAFSGGSRAEFNSSTTLNKTGDESVSLWFKTSQPATGTTSIFRHSNRFTALQLTSGGQARVAYWPNASAGYTALAFPWTYNDNNWHHYVASYNHSTGLKIYVDGNLVASDTTNLGPLSTVTSKIVLGATETGGEAYNGLLDDVRVFDLPLTQDEVRQLSDQQASKPFTVGSKE, encoded by the coding sequence TTGCAGAAGACCACGATTTTTGTTGGAGCTGCTGCCATAGGATCGACTCTAGTAAACTCAATTCCTGGTTTACCAGCTAGTGCGGCATCTAGTGCAGCATCTAGTTCATCCATCATGAATTCACCTAATATGACATTAAATGTGATCAGTGACTTACACATTACTAATCAACAGACTTATGAAAAGTTTTCGGCTGCACTTCAAGATCTTTACGAAATCGACCCGGAAGTAGATGCCATGGTTATCAATGGAGATATGACGAATTACGGTACAGATAAGGAATATTCAAAATTAAGAGAACTATTAGAGCAATCTCCTAAACCAGAGAAAACGTATATGACCATTGGGAACCACGAATTTTTTAACAGACAGGGCAACGAAGTGAATATTAAACGGTTTACAGACTTTATAGGTGAAGATCACGTATATTATGAGAAAATGGTCGAAGGTTATTCTTTTATTTTTCTTGGCTCTGAAACCTGGGGACCAGATGGGCCATTAAAAGACGCAGCAAATTTAAGCGAGGAACAATTGAATTGGCTGGAAGATACTTTGGAAAAACGTAGTAAAAACAAAAAACCTATTTTTGTATTCCTTCACCAACAAATGGAAGAGACTTTTGATTGTCCTTTGCCAATTCTAATAATTCAAAATAAAGAACTGAACGATATTCTCTCGAAATACCCACAGTCCATTTTATTCTCAGGTCATACCCATCAAGATCTACATCGTCCAAGTATAATCCAGAAGGATTTTACAATGATTAATACTGCATCTGTCTATTATACAACTTTTTATGGTCAGGAAAGCCAAGGTTGGCATTTGGAAGTTTACGATGACAAGATCATCGTCAAAGGACGGGATTTCTACCGTAAACAATGGATTCCAGAAGCACAGTACACGATTGATTTTCAAACAAAAATAACCAGCCTCACTGCGCCTGCTGACATAATGGTGGCAATCGGAGCGGCGAAGACAGCGGACGCCCTTGGATTGCCAACGACTGTAGACTTGGTTACCGTTTCAGGCAGCCACCCCATTCGAGCCAAAGTGACATGGAATGTAGATGCTTCAAACTATGATCCCACTTTAAAGACTGTGCAGACCTTCACTGTAAATGGAACTGTAACTTTGCCAAATGGGGTGGAAAATCCCAATAACGTGCCTTTGACAACAAGCATTAGAGTAACTGTAAAGCCTGCCGAAATAGTAGCCCACTGGAAGTTCGATGAAGGCTCCGGTACAACCGTCGGCGATTCTTCAGGCAACGGCAACACCGGAACTCTGGTTAACAACCCGACTTGGACCGATTCGGGCAAAGGCGGAGCGCTTGCTTTCAGCGGCGGCTCAAGGGCCGAGTTCAACTCTTCGACAACTTTGAATAAAACAGGTGACGAGTCCGTGTCGTTGTGGTTCAAGACTTCTCAGCCTGCAACCGGCACCACGAGCATTTTCCGTCACAGTAATCGTTTCACGGCCCTTCAGTTGACAAGCGGGGGTCAAGCTCGCGTGGCCTATTGGCCCAATGCTTCAGCCGGTTATACAGCGCTGGCATTTCCATGGACCTACAACGATAACAATTGGCATCATTATGTGGCTTCCTACAATCATTCAACTGGGCTGAAGATTTATGTCGACGGTAACTTAGTGGCAAGCGATACAACGAATCTCGGACCGCTTTCGACTGTGACGAGTAAAATCGTACTGGGAGCCACCGAAACCGGCGGAGAAGCTTACAATGGACTGCTGGACGACGTTCGCGTATTTGACCTCCCGTTGACTCAGGACGAGGTAAGGCAATTGAGTGATCAACAAGCTTCCAAACCATTCACTGTTGGCAGTAAAGAATAG
- the tatA gene encoding twin-arginine translocase TatA/TatE family subunit, whose translation MLQNIGIPGLILILVIALIIFGPSKLPEVGRAFGRTLTEFKSAAKGLVSDEEKEEAKKPELTAVEKKQEKSAVS comes from the coding sequence ATGTTACAAAACATAGGGATTCCTGGTTTGATTTTAATACTTGTGATTGCTTTAATTATTTTCGGCCCCTCCAAGCTGCCGGAAGTCGGACGGGCTTTTGGACGCACGTTAACTGAATTCAAGAGTGCGGCCAAGGGGTTAGTATCCGATGAAGAGAAAGAGGAAGCGAAAAAGCCTGAATTAACAGCTGTTGAAAAGAAGCAGGAGAAATCAGCAGTTTCATAA